The following are from one region of the Georgenia sp. M64 genome:
- a CDS encoding VOC family protein — MTTRLNPYISFKDNAREALEFYRDVFGGELTVSTFAEFQASEDPAEADKIMHGQLEAGALTLMAADTPDAMGYDDGSRISMSLSGEDEAELRGYWDKLVDGGTATMPLDKAPWGDYFGMCQDRFGVTWMVNIAGDGGQPS; from the coding sequence ATGACCACCAGGCTCAACCCGTACATCAGCTTCAAGGACAACGCCCGCGAGGCGCTCGAGTTCTACCGCGACGTCTTCGGCGGCGAGCTGACCGTGAGCACCTTCGCCGAGTTCCAGGCGAGCGAGGACCCCGCCGAGGCCGACAAGATCATGCACGGCCAGCTCGAGGCTGGTGCCCTGACGCTCATGGCCGCGGACACGCCCGACGCCATGGGGTACGACGACGGCTCCCGCATCTCCATGTCGCTCAGCGGCGAGGACGAGGCCGAGCTGCGCGGCTACTGGGACAAGCTCGTCGACGGCGGGACCGCCACCATGCCGCTGGACAAGGCGCCGTGGGGTGACTACTTCGGCATGTGCCAGGACAGGTTCGGCGTCACCTGGATGGTCAACATCGCGGGCGACGGCGGCCAGCCGTCGTAG
- a CDS encoding cadmium resistance transporter: MDLLTPILQAIGLFLATNIDDIIVLSLFFARGAGIRGTTAKIIAGQYLGFGAILAASVLVSLGAATFLPEEAIAYFGLIPLALGLLAAWKAWRGDDDDDDEKVAGKAISAWTVAGVTFANGGDNIGVYVPVFVTVGTGAIVAYSIVFLALVAVLVLLAKFVATRKPIAEILERWEHVLFPLVLIGLGVVILVEGGAFGL, from the coding sequence ATGGATCTGCTCACCCCGATCCTGCAGGCGATCGGCCTGTTCCTGGCCACCAACATCGACGACATCATCGTGCTGTCGTTGTTCTTCGCCCGCGGCGCCGGCATACGCGGCACCACGGCGAAGATCATCGCCGGTCAGTACCTCGGCTTCGGCGCCATCCTCGCCGCCTCCGTCCTCGTCTCCCTGGGCGCGGCCACCTTCCTGCCCGAGGAAGCGATCGCCTACTTCGGCCTCATCCCGCTGGCGCTCGGCCTGCTCGCGGCCTGGAAGGCCTGGCGCGGGGACGACGATGACGACGACGAGAAGGTCGCCGGCAAGGCGATCAGCGCGTGGACCGTCGCCGGTGTCACCTTCGCCAACGGCGGGGACAACATCGGCGTCTACGTCCCGGTCTTCGTCACCGTGGGCACCGGGGCGATCGTGGCCTACTCCATCGTGTTCCTGGCCCTCGTGGCCGTGCTCGTCCTGCTGGCGAAGTTCGTGGCCACCCGGAAGCCGATCGCCGAGATTCTCGAGCGTTGGGAGCACGTGCTGTTCCCGCTCGTCCTGATCGGCCTGGGCGTGGTCATCCTCGTCGAGGGCGGCGCCTTCGGCCTGTAG
- the lspA gene encoding signal peptidase II → MTLLAAVDLGLKAWAGTALADGQSVDLGLIQLRLAFNPGVAFSLGADLPAGVVLGVTGLIVVALAVFAWRATRTVTLPARLALAAVLAGAVANLVDRAADGVVTDYLHSGWFPTFNLADVFITAGAAALVLVSLTGSDRAED, encoded by the coding sequence GTGACGCTGCTGGCCGCGGTTGACCTGGGCCTGAAGGCATGGGCGGGCACGGCCCTGGCCGACGGCCAGTCGGTGGACCTGGGGCTCATCCAGCTCCGCCTCGCCTTCAACCCTGGGGTGGCGTTCAGCCTCGGCGCCGACCTGCCCGCTGGTGTTGTGCTCGGCGTCACGGGGTTGATCGTTGTCGCCTTGGCGGTCTTCGCGTGGCGGGCTACCCGCACCGTGACGCTGCCCGCGCGGCTGGCGCTGGCCGCGGTCCTGGCCGGCGCGGTGGCCAACCTGGTCGACCGCGCCGCCGATGGGGTGGTGACCGACTACCTGCATAGCGGCTGGTTCCCCACCTTCAACCTGGCCGACGTCTTCATCACGGCCGGTGCCGCGGCGCTGGTCCTGGTCAGCCTCACCGGCAGCGACAGGGCCGAGGACTAG
- a CDS encoding BTAD domain-containing putative transcriptional regulator, whose translation MRVGVLGPVEAFLDGPLDLGTRKQRALVAALALHRGRPVAVDTIIDLLWGDDPPEAVAGTLQAYVARLRRVLEPDRPARAPATVLVTIEPGYALRLAPEDLDAAVFEQVTGHARRLLAPAARVLEGLAPTGARTDPAGARTDPAGGRPAGRQAGPLPAGVLEDAVARLESALDLWRGEPYVELEDAPSAVAERARLEELRLLALEDLAVARLALGRHGQAAAELEALTSAHPLRERLWALRALALARGGRHADALDVLRRVREVLSDELGLDPAAELRALQAAVLTQDPALAVPPPVTAGTRAAPADQDAAQDAAPAAPRAAPPTGGDRADPTPLPRLPSWPMVGRDSELVALTGLLDAADRGSPSFAALVGEPGIGKSRLSHELLVLARARGARVLVGRCSQDDGAPPLWPWAAVLRGLGEDLPLGPGGQDEGAGFRTWEAIVTALVAAARERTVVVVLDDLHWADPASLRVLRLLAETAESGRLLVLCTWREHPEPVGPLAEAAAALARRHALRLTLHGLDATAVGAVVAAVAETTPTGAEADALRERTDGNPFFLVEYARLARERRDLPGLLAEPDPPSAVREVLLRRLERLPGPTVAALRAASVVGRRFDVSSLAAAAGGDEDELLDHLDLALAAGLVRDEGVDRFSFSHALVRDTVRSQLSSTRRARTHARVAAHLAGLPGREVEAAHHWLAAGPAHAAHAWRAAVAAAGAVRRFHAYEQAAELLTSALTSIDVAGGATARERYDVLLDLVDAYRWAGSWEGLVATAERAVAVAEEIGDVELLVRAASAPTVGALWQSAPEGQVHAGMVATLRRALERVGPGDGAVRCRALLSLANELYHGAGVAERRALLEEAIAMARRLGEEVLLLDACEVACATLQGPATVRERLAWSQEAARIAGRIGYERTYLVALCLRAGVEGELGMVGPMRTTIDEARVLATRLRVPFGLIVLANLEVPWLAMAGRFDEAQEWVARLEELDRMTGIHQSGEALAGAMAALRLWQGRSAESVPALMAMDAGPQPLATTVAVFLLRAGRVDEARAYLAAHPATLDDESFVALLGSCMAGEAALGLGDAALGAAAYERAVPYAGLSCSAGSANASGPVDAYLALAAAATGDLAAAARHADRAAELCRGWEIPLAGRWLAAQRERYGF comes from the coding sequence GTGAGGGTCGGGGTGCTCGGCCCCGTCGAGGCGTTCCTCGACGGCCCGCTTGACCTGGGGACGCGCAAGCAGCGCGCCCTCGTCGCCGCGCTGGCCCTGCACCGCGGCCGGCCGGTCGCCGTCGACACGATCATCGACCTGCTCTGGGGGGACGACCCGCCCGAGGCCGTCGCCGGGACGCTGCAGGCGTACGTGGCCCGGCTGCGCCGGGTGCTCGAGCCCGACCGGCCCGCCCGGGCGCCGGCCACCGTCCTGGTGACGATCGAGCCCGGCTACGCCCTGCGCCTGGCCCCGGAGGACCTCGACGCCGCGGTGTTCGAGCAGGTGACCGGGCACGCCCGGCGGCTGCTCGCGCCCGCGGCCCGGGTGCTGGAGGGGCTGGCCCCCACCGGCGCACGGACCGACCCCGCCGGCGCGCGGACCGACCCCGCGGGCGGCCGGCCCGCCGGCCGGCAGGCCGGCCCCCTGCCGGCGGGCGTCCTCGAGGACGCCGTCGCCCGGCTGGAGTCGGCCCTGGACCTGTGGCGCGGCGAGCCGTACGTCGAGCTCGAGGACGCCCCCTCCGCCGTCGCCGAGCGTGCCCGCCTCGAGGAGCTGCGCCTCCTCGCGCTGGAGGACCTCGCCGTCGCGCGGCTCGCGCTCGGACGGCACGGCCAGGCGGCCGCGGAGCTGGAGGCCCTGACCTCCGCGCACCCGCTGCGGGAGCGCCTGTGGGCGCTGCGGGCGCTGGCGCTGGCCCGCGGGGGCCGGCACGCCGACGCCCTCGACGTGCTGCGGCGGGTGCGCGAGGTGCTCTCCGACGAGCTGGGGCTGGACCCGGCCGCCGAGCTCCGTGCGCTCCAGGCGGCCGTCCTCACCCAGGACCCGGCACTGGCGGTGCCACCGCCCGTCACGGCCGGGACGCGCGCCGCGCCCGCCGACCAGGATGCCGCGCAGGACGCGGCTCCAGCGGCCCCGCGAGCGGCGCCACCGACCGGCGGGGACCGCGCCGACCCCACCCCGCTCCCCCGGCTGCCCTCGTGGCCCATGGTCGGCCGCGACTCCGAGCTGGTCGCGCTCACGGGTCTCCTCGACGCCGCGGACCGCGGCAGCCCGTCCTTCGCCGCTCTCGTCGGCGAGCCGGGGATCGGCAAGTCCCGGCTCAGCCACGAGCTCCTCGTCCTCGCGCGCGCCCGGGGCGCCCGCGTCCTGGTGGGCCGGTGCTCGCAGGACGACGGCGCACCGCCCCTGTGGCCGTGGGCGGCCGTGCTGCGCGGGCTCGGGGAGGACCTGCCGCTCGGACCGGGCGGCCAGGACGAGGGCGCGGGCTTCCGCACCTGGGAGGCGATCGTGACGGCGCTGGTCGCCGCCGCCCGCGAGCGCACCGTCGTCGTGGTGCTCGACGACCTCCACTGGGCCGACCCCGCCTCGCTGCGGGTCCTGCGCCTGCTGGCCGAGACCGCGGAGTCCGGACGGCTCCTCGTGCTGTGCACCTGGCGCGAGCACCCCGAGCCCGTCGGTCCGCTCGCCGAGGCGGCCGCGGCGCTCGCCCGCCGGCACGCGCTGCGCCTGACCCTGCACGGCCTCGACGCGACCGCCGTCGGGGCGGTCGTGGCCGCCGTCGCCGAGACCACCCCGACCGGGGCCGAGGCCGACGCCCTGCGCGAGCGGACCGACGGCAACCCGTTCTTCCTCGTCGAGTACGCGCGCCTGGCCCGCGAGCGGCGGGACCTGCCCGGCCTCCTCGCGGAGCCGGACCCGCCCTCGGCCGTGCGCGAGGTGCTGCTGCGCCGGCTCGAGCGCCTGCCGGGCCCGACGGTGGCGGCGCTGCGGGCCGCGTCGGTCGTGGGCCGGCGCTTCGACGTCTCCTCGCTCGCCGCGGCGGCGGGCGGCGACGAGGACGAGCTCCTGGACCACCTCGACCTGGCCCTCGCGGCCGGCCTGGTCCGCGACGAGGGGGTGGACCGGTTCTCCTTCTCCCACGCGCTCGTGCGCGACACGGTGCGCTCCCAGCTCAGCTCCACCCGGCGGGCGCGCACCCACGCGCGCGTCGCCGCGCACCTCGCCGGGCTGCCGGGCCGCGAGGTCGAGGCCGCCCACCACTGGCTCGCGGCCGGTCCGGCGCACGCCGCGCACGCCTGGCGCGCGGCCGTCGCCGCGGCCGGGGCGGTCCGCCGGTTCCACGCGTACGAGCAGGCGGCCGAGCTGCTCACGTCCGCGCTGACGTCGATCGACGTCGCCGGAGGTGCCACCGCACGCGAGCGCTACGACGTCCTGCTCGACCTCGTCGACGCCTACCGGTGGGCCGGCAGCTGGGAGGGGCTCGTGGCCACGGCCGAGCGCGCCGTCGCCGTGGCGGAGGAGATCGGCGACGTCGAGCTCCTCGTCCGAGCGGCGTCGGCCCCGACCGTCGGGGCGCTGTGGCAGTCGGCGCCCGAGGGGCAGGTCCACGCGGGCATGGTCGCGACGCTGCGCCGGGCGCTCGAGCGGGTCGGGCCCGGCGACGGCGCGGTGCGCTGCCGGGCGCTGCTGAGCCTGGCGAACGAGCTCTACCACGGCGCGGGCGTCGCCGAGCGGCGGGCGCTGCTCGAGGAGGCCATCGCCATGGCCCGGCGGCTGGGCGAGGAGGTGCTGCTGCTGGACGCCTGCGAGGTGGCCTGCGCGACCCTCCAGGGCCCGGCGACCGTCCGCGAGCGGCTGGCGTGGTCGCAGGAGGCGGCGCGCATCGCCGGGCGCATCGGGTACGAGCGCACCTACCTCGTGGCGCTCTGCCTGCGGGCGGGCGTGGAGGGCGAGCTGGGGATGGTGGGGCCGATGCGCACGACCATCGACGAGGCGCGTGTGCTCGCCACGCGGCTGCGGGTCCCGTTCGGGCTGATCGTCCTGGCGAACCTCGAGGTGCCGTGGCTGGCGATGGCGGGCCGGTTCGACGAGGCGCAGGAGTGGGTCGCCCGGCTGGAGGAGCTCGACCGGATGACCGGGATCCACCAGTCCGGCGAGGCACTGGCCGGGGCGATGGCCGCGCTGCGGCTGTGGCAGGGCCGCAGCGCCGAGTCCGTCCCGGCGCTCATGGCGATGGACGCCGGCCCCCAGCCGCTCGCGACGACGGTCGCCGTCTTCCTCCTGCGTGCCGGCCGCGTCGACGAGGCGAGGGCCTACCTCGCCGCGCACCCCGCCACGCTCGACGACGAGAGCTTCGTGGCGCTGCTCGGCTCGTGCATGGCGGGCGAGGCGGCGCTGGGGCTGGGCGACGCCGCGCTCGGGGCGGCCGCCTACGAGCGGGCGGTCCCCTACGCCGGGCTCAGCTGCTCGGCCGGCTCCGCGAACGCCTCGGGGCCGGTGGACGCCTACCTCGCGCTCGCCGCGGCAGCCACCGGGGACCTCGCCGCGGCCGCGCGCCACGCCGACCGGGCCGCCGAGCTGTGCCGCGGGTGGGAGATCCCGCTGGCCGGGCGGTGGCTCGCGGCACAGCGGGAGCGGTACGGCTTCTGA
- a CDS encoding SRPBCC family protein: MSNALHLSVPEGLPFIDYEREFDHPVPEVFRAHADPELITRWLGPRGTNVRVEHYDFRTGGSYRYHHTGPDGHSYAFSGIFHTVRENEFAIQTFEFDGYPDVVSIESLTFTDLGDGRCRLTGHSVYPSVEARDGMAMSGMEEGLGDGYDRLEELLAEGVAA, translated from the coding sequence ATGAGCAACGCCCTTCACCTCTCCGTCCCGGAGGGGCTGCCCTTCATCGACTACGAGCGCGAGTTCGACCACCCGGTGCCCGAGGTGTTCCGGGCCCACGCCGACCCCGAGCTCATCACCAGGTGGCTCGGCCCGCGCGGGACGAACGTCCGCGTGGAGCACTACGACTTCCGTACCGGCGGGTCGTACCGCTACCACCACACGGGTCCGGACGGGCACTCGTACGCCTTCAGCGGCATCTTCCACACCGTCCGTGAGAACGAGTTCGCCATCCAGACCTTCGAGTTCGACGGCTACCCCGACGTCGTGAGCATCGAGTCCCTGACCTTCACCGATCTCGGCGACGGGCGGTGCCGGCTGACCGGCCACAGCGTCTACCCGTCCGTGGAGGCCCGGGACGGCATGGCGATGTCCGGCATGGAGGAGGGGCTCGGCGACGGCTACGACCGCCTCGAGGAGCTGCTCGCCGAGGGGGTGGCGGCATGA
- a CDS encoding MFS transporter, with amino-acid sequence MTTTPPSAVDPATPPVPDAGSPGDPRDPATTGPVGTTEADLPTWRRDAAIFLSGQTVSLFGSMLVQYAIMWHLTLETRSGAVMALASVFGFLPQAVVSVFAGVWADRMDRRRLIIGADAAIAVTTLGLALLMLGGIDDLWLIYLALAIRSVGAGVQMPAVASLLPQIVPTTRLMRVNGINGSIQSAMMLLAPAVAAAVYASFSIVAVFLVDVVTAVVGIGLLLALSVPALARAAGAAERPGYLDDLVDGVRYVRTHTFVRWLLVLYGVVFLLVVAPSYLTPLMMVRTFGEEVWKLTALELAFSIGMMLGGAAIAAWGGLQNRVVMVLGSTFVFGALAVGMGLATHMWVFIGLMFLVGLAVPAFSTPSMTVLQETVEPDRQGRVFGFVGIVMAVSMPLGMAVFGPLADRFTVQSLLVVSGALMFLVATVAVIVPSGRRAVTAGATPDA; translated from the coding sequence GTGACCACCACGCCGCCCTCCGCGGTCGACCCCGCCACCCCGCCGGTCCCCGACGCCGGGAGCCCCGGCGACCCCCGCGACCCTGCCACCACCGGGCCCGTCGGCACCACCGAGGCGGACCTGCCCACCTGGCGCCGCGACGCGGCGATCTTCCTCTCGGGCCAGACCGTCTCGCTGTTCGGCTCGATGCTCGTGCAGTACGCGATCATGTGGCACCTCACGCTCGAGACGAGGTCGGGCGCCGTCATGGCCCTGGCCTCGGTGTTCGGCTTCCTGCCGCAGGCGGTCGTGTCCGTCTTCGCCGGCGTCTGGGCGGACCGCATGGACCGCCGCCGGCTCATCATCGGCGCCGACGCGGCCATCGCGGTGACCACCCTGGGCCTCGCCCTGCTCATGCTCGGCGGCATCGACGACCTGTGGCTGATCTACCTCGCGCTCGCCATCCGCTCGGTCGGCGCCGGGGTGCAGATGCCCGCCGTCGCCTCCCTGCTGCCGCAGATCGTCCCGACCACCAGGCTCATGCGGGTCAACGGCATCAACGGCTCCATCCAGTCGGCGATGATGCTCCTCGCGCCGGCCGTGGCCGCCGCCGTGTACGCGAGCTTCTCGATCGTGGCGGTGTTCCTCGTCGACGTCGTCACGGCGGTGGTCGGCATCGGCCTCCTGCTCGCACTGTCCGTGCCGGCGCTCGCCCGTGCCGCCGGCGCGGCCGAGCGCCCCGGTTACCTCGACGACCTCGTCGACGGCGTCCGCTACGTCCGCACCCACACGTTCGTCCGCTGGCTGCTGGTGCTCTACGGCGTCGTCTTCCTCCTCGTCGTGGCGCCGTCCTACCTCACACCGCTGATGATGGTCCGCACCTTCGGCGAGGAGGTCTGGAAGCTCACCGCGCTGGAGCTGGCGTTCAGCATCGGGATGATGCTGGGCGGCGCGGCCATCGCGGCCTGGGGCGGTCTGCAGAACCGGGTGGTCATGGTGCTCGGGTCCACGTTCGTCTTCGGTGCGCTCGCCGTGGGCATGGGCCTGGCGACCCACATGTGGGTCTTCATCGGCCTGATGTTCCTCGTCGGGCTCGCCGTCCCGGCCTTCTCCACCCCGTCCATGACCGTGCTCCAGGAGACGGTCGAGCCGGATCGCCAGGGCCGGGTGTTCGGGTTCGTCGGCATCGTCATGGCCGTGTCCATGCCGCTGGGCATGGCGGTGTTCGGCCCGCTGGCCGACCGGTTCACGGTCCAGTCCCTGCTCGTCGTCTCCGGCGCCCTGATGTTCCTCGTCGCGACCGTCGCCGTCATCGTGCCGTCCGGGCGGCGGGCCGTCACCGCGGGTGCGACGCCCGACGCCTGA
- a CDS encoding ribokinase has translation MGSSGRIVVVGSANADLVLDVDHRPAAGETVLGSDVRVTPGGKGANQAVAAGRLGGDVTFVGCVGDDDHGAMLRRSLEAAGVDVGHLRTVGAPTGNAVILLTPDGENAIIVSPGANRHVTPALLTGCRAALASADVVVLQLEIPLDTVEHVAREATSARLVVNAAPAATLPAEVLAVADPLVVNESEAAVLVGGARTGPGATVTALLALGPRSVVVTLGGAGAAHAVAGGRPEHTGARPVDVVDTTGAGDAFVGALALALARGADLGDAVVAATEVAAFAVGRRGAQESYPHPHELGG, from the coding sequence ATGGGCAGCAGCGGCCGCATCGTCGTCGTCGGCTCGGCCAACGCCGACCTCGTCCTCGACGTCGACCACCGGCCGGCCGCCGGTGAGACGGTGCTCGGCTCCGACGTCCGGGTGACCCCGGGCGGGAAGGGTGCCAACCAGGCCGTCGCGGCCGGCCGGCTCGGCGGGGACGTCACGTTCGTCGGCTGCGTCGGCGACGACGACCACGGCGCCATGCTCCGCCGGTCGCTCGAGGCGGCCGGCGTCGACGTCGGCCACCTGCGCACCGTGGGGGCGCCGACCGGGAACGCCGTCATCCTCCTCACACCCGACGGGGAGAACGCGATCATCGTCTCGCCCGGCGCCAACCGGCACGTCACCCCCGCGCTCCTGACCGGCTGCCGCGCCGCGCTGGCATCCGCCGACGTGGTGGTCCTCCAGCTGGAGATCCCCCTGGACACGGTCGAGCACGTCGCGCGCGAGGCGACGTCGGCGCGGCTCGTGGTCAACGCCGCCCCGGCGGCCACGCTCCCGGCGGAGGTCCTCGCGGTCGCCGACCCACTCGTCGTCAACGAGTCCGAGGCCGCCGTCCTCGTCGGCGGAGCCAGGACCGGCCCCGGCGCGACCGTCACCGCCCTGCTCGCTCTGGGCCCGCGCTCGGTGGTCGTCACGCTCGGTGGGGCCGGGGCCGCCCACGCGGTCGCCGGTGGCCGGCCGGAGCACACCGGGGCTCGCCCGGTGGACGTCGTCGACACGACCGGCGCGGGCGACGCGTTCGTGGGGGCCCTGGCGCTGGCGCTCGCGCGGGGCGCCGACCTGGGCGACGCCGTGGTCGCCGCGACCGAGGTGGCGGCGTTCGCCGTCGGCCGCCGCGGCGCCCAGGAGTCCTACCCGCACCCGCACGAGCTGGGCGGGTGA
- a CDS encoding metalloregulator ArsR/SmtB family transcription factor: MADDDELLDRAFMALADPARRRIVARLSRGPATVNELAEPFAITKQAVSKHIQVLESAGLVTRTRDAQRRPVHLNPARLEELTSWIDRYRLVKEAQYRSLDAVLRTTNQQE, from the coding sequence ATGGCCGACGACGACGAGCTCCTCGACCGGGCCTTCATGGCCCTGGCCGACCCCGCCCGCCGTCGGATCGTCGCCCGGCTCAGCCGGGGGCCGGCCACGGTCAACGAGCTGGCCGAGCCCTTCGCGATCACCAAGCAGGCGGTCTCGAAGCACATCCAGGTCCTCGAGTCGGCCGGGCTCGTCACGCGCACACGCGACGCCCAGCGCCGGCCCGTCCACCTCAACCCCGCACGGCTGGAGGAGCTGACCTCCTGGATCGACCGCTACCGGCTGGTCAAGGAGGCGCAGTACCGCTCGCTCGACGCCGTGCTCCGCACCACCAACCAGCAGGAGTGA
- a CDS encoding SRPBCC family protein, protein MNAMTLTVPDAAPFTEYTREFDHTAGEVFRAHADPDLFARWIGPRGLSTRVERYECRSGGTFRFIQHGDDGVEHAFRGVFHTVRPAELVLQTFEYEGYPDVVTLEYMRFEDLPGGRCRLTGRSVYPSLEARERYLADGMEGGITEGYERLDELLAEQVPAT, encoded by the coding sequence ATGAACGCCATGACGCTCACCGTCCCCGACGCCGCGCCGTTCACCGAGTACACCCGCGAGTTCGACCACACGGCCGGGGAGGTCTTCCGTGCCCACGCCGACCCCGACCTCTTCGCGCGGTGGATCGGCCCTCGGGGGCTGAGCACGCGGGTCGAGCGCTACGAGTGCCGGTCGGGCGGCACGTTCCGGTTCATCCAGCACGGCGACGACGGCGTCGAGCACGCCTTCCGCGGGGTCTTCCACACCGTGCGGCCCGCCGAGCTCGTCCTCCAGACCTTCGAGTACGAGGGCTACCCGGACGTCGTCACCCTGGAGTACATGAGGTTCGAGGACCTGCCCGGCGGTCGCTGCCGGCTCACCGGACGGTCCGTCTACCCGAGCCTCGAGGCCCGCGAGCGGTACCTCGCCGACGGCATGGAGGGCGGGATCACCGAGGGGTACGAGCGGCTCGACGAGCTCCTGGCCGAGCAGGTTCCCGCCACCTGA
- a CDS encoding DUF1918 domain-containing protein — protein sequence MTGHGERAAVRRGLALAWFIVVWDVIEGVVAVTAGVMANSIALIGFGIDSAIEVFAAAVVIWQLRAGARARQRPALRAIAVTFYALAAYVAFESVRDLLTQDKAGESLLGIVLNVVALVVMTPVAVAQRRTGRELDNPVLVAQSTETWMSNALSVTVLVGLGLNAVLGWWWADPAVAPSLTGPSAPEWSHEQERETTGGVVMRAQRGDHIVLAAEHVGEPVRDGEIVEVRGRDGEPPYLVRWSDGHEGLIFPGPSAELRTTHTEAESAAAEVGELRPVHEWQVRVSVFEQGDDTTANVALISDALPGISASGESRRSPADPRVSRIGDEVAVARALRHLADQLMDRASHEVEDVTGEEDVIIRPR from the coding sequence GTGACCGGCCACGGTGAACGCGCGGCGGTGAGGCGGGGGCTCGCCCTCGCGTGGTTCATCGTGGTCTGGGACGTCATCGAGGGCGTCGTCGCCGTGACCGCCGGGGTGATGGCGAACTCCATCGCGCTGATCGGGTTCGGCATCGACTCGGCCATCGAGGTCTTCGCCGCCGCGGTGGTGATCTGGCAGCTGCGGGCCGGCGCCCGGGCGCGGCAGCGACCGGCGCTGCGCGCCATCGCGGTCACCTTCTACGCGCTGGCCGCCTACGTGGCGTTCGAGTCCGTTCGTGATCTGCTCACGCAGGACAAGGCGGGGGAGTCCCTGCTGGGCATCGTGCTCAACGTGGTCGCCCTGGTCGTGATGACCCCGGTCGCGGTGGCACAGCGGCGGACCGGGCGGGAACTGGACAACCCGGTGCTGGTGGCGCAGTCCACCGAGACGTGGATGTCCAACGCCCTGTCGGTGACGGTCCTGGTGGGGCTGGGACTCAACGCCGTGCTCGGCTGGTGGTGGGCCGATCCCGCGGTCGCCCCTTCCCTGACCGGGCCAAGCGCGCCAGAGTGGAGTCACGAGCAGGAACGGGAGACGACCGGAGGAGTGGTCATGAGGGCTCAGCGTGGAGACCACATCGTTCTCGCGGCGGAGCACGTCGGGGAACCGGTGCGCGACGGCGAGATCGTCGAGGTGCGCGGCAGGGACGGCGAGCCGCCCTACCTGGTGCGATGGAGCGACGGGCACGAGGGACTGATCTTCCCCGGACCCAGCGCCGAGCTGCGCACCACGCACACGGAGGCGGAGTCCGCGGCGGCCGAGGTCGGCGAGCTCCGGCCCGTGCACGAGTGGCAGGTGCGGGTGTCCGTCTTCGAGCAGGGCGACGACACGACGGCCAACGTGGCCCTCATCAGCGACGCCCTTCCGGGCATCAGTGCGAGCGGGGAGAGCCGTCGCAGCCCGGCCGACCCTCGCGTCTCGCGCATCGGTGACGAGGTCGCCGTGGCACGAGCCCTGCGCCACCTCGCCGACCAGCTCATGGACCGCGCGAGCCACGAGGTCGAGGACGTCACCGGCGAGGAGGATGTGATCATCCGACCTCGGTGA
- a CDS encoding ChaB family protein translates to MPKTNKDGSAKQSELPSTLKKSGAKAQRTFAKAHDSAAETYGEGERANRTAYSALKHSYEKVGDHWEAKDEKGPSDKKAAGGRGSAGSTKGGVDANASKEHLYDVAKRLDISGRSRMSKDELVDAIQRANAKETRKSR, encoded by the coding sequence ATGCCGAAGACCAACAAGGACGGCTCAGCGAAGCAGAGCGAGCTGCCCTCGACGCTGAAGAAGTCCGGGGCGAAGGCGCAGCGCACCTTCGCCAAGGCGCACGACTCCGCCGCGGAGACGTACGGCGAGGGCGAGCGGGCCAACCGGACCGCCTACTCGGCGCTGAAGCACTCCTACGAGAAGGTCGGCGACCACTGGGAGGCCAAGGACGAGAAGGGGCCGTCGGACAAGAAGGCCGCCGGGGGCCGCGGCTCCGCGGGGAGCACGAAGGGTGGGGTGGACGCCAACGCCTCGAAGGAGCACCTCTACGACGTCGCGAAGCGCCTGGATATCTCCGGCCGGTCGAGGATGAGCAAGGACGAGCTCGTCGACGCCATCCAGCGGGCCAACGCGAAGGAGACGCGCAAGAGCCGCTGA